The Archangium lipolyticum genome window below encodes:
- a CDS encoding serine hydrolase domain-containing protein yields MHISRFGRISLGAALALWLTGCDTEPPPGPGGQTPVSTCERLAPRLQKALETSLQEEDLPGITASLRLQDCTWHGAAGKSQMEPATEMKAEDRLRAGSITKTYIATVMLQLQTEGKLSLDAPLSTWFPDIPRANEIPVRRLLNHTSGVANYTTHPDFAAQLEANPGKVWNPEELVALGVSVSPEFEPGTKWSYSNTNYILAGLIIEKVTGTPLTQQLRTRIFDPLGLKNTGLDGLEPLPALTVRGYTHPSPESTAWVDYTDVLHPSAAGSAGALISTADEVSAFYQALLGGSLLTAQQREEMSQWVSRQMPEAPDYGLALARLPTPAGELHFHDGNIPGFSALAGYLPERKAAVAVLTNKESANAIGAMGRLLEVLAAP; encoded by the coding sequence ATGCACATCTCTCGTTTCGGACGAATCTCCCTGGGTGCGGCACTGGCGTTGTGGCTCACGGGCTGTGACACGGAACCACCCCCCGGCCCTGGCGGCCAGACACCCGTCTCCACCTGTGAGCGGCTCGCGCCTCGACTGCAGAAGGCCCTCGAGACCTCCCTCCAGGAGGAGGATCTCCCCGGAATCACGGCGTCGCTTCGCCTCCAGGACTGCACCTGGCATGGAGCGGCGGGCAAATCCCAGATGGAGCCCGCCACCGAGATGAAGGCCGAGGACCGGCTGCGTGCCGGCAGCATCACCAAGACGTATATCGCCACGGTGATGCTGCAGCTCCAGACGGAGGGAAAGCTGTCGCTGGACGCCCCGCTCTCGACCTGGTTCCCCGACATCCCCCGCGCGAACGAGATCCCCGTGCGCCGGTTGCTCAATCACACAAGCGGCGTGGCCAACTACACCACCCACCCGGACTTCGCCGCCCAGCTCGAGGCCAACCCGGGCAAGGTCTGGAACCCCGAGGAGCTCGTCGCCCTGGGTGTCTCCGTGTCCCCCGAGTTCGAGCCGGGGACGAAGTGGAGCTACTCCAACACCAACTACATCCTCGCCGGGCTCATCATCGAGAAGGTGACCGGGACGCCGCTCACCCAGCAACTGCGCACGCGCATCTTCGACCCGCTGGGACTGAAGAACACGGGACTCGATGGGCTCGAGCCACTGCCCGCCCTCACCGTGCGCGGCTACACCCACCCGTCGCCCGAGAGCACCGCCTGGGTGGACTACACCGACGTGCTCCACCCGAGCGCCGCGGGGAGCGCTGGCGCCCTGATCTCGACCGCCGACGAGGTCAGCGCCTTCTACCAGGCGCTCCTCGGGGGCTCGCTCCTCACCGCCCAGCAGCGCGAGGAGATGAGCCAGTGGGTGTCACGCCAGATGCCGGAGGCCCCCGACTACGGGCTGGCGCTCGCGAGACTGCCGACTCCGGCGGGCGAGCTGCACTTCCATGACGGCAACATCCCCGGCTTCTCGGCCCTCGCCGGCTACCTTCCCGAGCGCAAGGCGGCCGTCGCGGTGCTGACCAACAAGGAGAGCGCCAACGCGATCGGCGCCATGGGGCGGCTGCTGGAGGTCCTCGCCGCACCGTGA
- the carA gene encoding glutamine-hydrolyzing carbamoyl-phosphate synthase small subunit codes for MKRAVLALADGTTFEGRALGAAGETVGEVVFNTSMMGYQEILTDPSYVGQIVTMSYPEMGNVGANPGDEEAPKPHAVGMVVRNATAQQSNWRAQESLDAYLKRHGITGIEGIDTRRLVRHVRTHGAQMGVISSEGHTAAALVERARAARGMEGQDLATGVSTKESYLFTTPTPNLLGEAPRPAPELRFDVVAYDYGLKRSMLHFLVDVGCRVKVVPAGTTAEEVLASRPHGVFLANGPGDPAAVKGADKVVASLLGKVPVFGICLGHQILALALGGRTYKMKFGHRGANQPVKDLTTGKVEITSQNHGFAVDDASVKGKAVVSHINLNDGTVEGLVVPDARAFSVQYHPEASPGPHDARYLFARFAKLMAGE; via the coding sequence ATGAAGCGGGCAGTGCTCGCGCTGGCGGATGGCACCACCTTCGAGGGTCGCGCTCTCGGGGCGGCCGGTGAAACGGTCGGAGAGGTGGTCTTCAACACGTCGATGATGGGCTACCAGGAGATCCTCACGGATCCCTCCTACGTCGGCCAGATCGTCACCATGTCGTATCCCGAGATGGGGAACGTCGGGGCCAACCCCGGTGACGAGGAAGCGCCGAAGCCCCACGCCGTGGGCATGGTGGTGCGCAACGCCACCGCCCAGCAGTCCAACTGGCGCGCCCAGGAGTCGCTCGACGCCTACCTGAAGCGCCATGGAATTACGGGCATCGAGGGCATCGACACCCGCCGCCTGGTGCGCCACGTGCGCACGCACGGCGCGCAGATGGGGGTCATCTCCTCCGAGGGCCACACCGCGGCCGCGCTGGTGGAGCGCGCCCGCGCCGCCCGGGGCATGGAGGGGCAGGATCTCGCCACCGGCGTGTCCACGAAGGAGTCCTACCTCTTCACCACGCCCACGCCGAACCTGCTCGGCGAGGCCCCGCGCCCCGCGCCGGAGCTGCGCTTCGACGTGGTGGCCTACGACTACGGCCTCAAGCGCTCCATGCTCCACTTCCTGGTGGACGTGGGCTGCCGCGTGAAGGTGGTCCCCGCCGGGACGACGGCCGAGGAGGTGCTCGCGAGCAGGCCCCACGGCGTGTTCCTCGCCAACGGCCCGGGAGACCCCGCGGCGGTGAAGGGTGCGGACAAGGTGGTGGCCTCGCTGCTCGGCAAGGTGCCGGTGTTCGGCATCTGCCTGGGACACCAGATCCTCGCGCTGGCGCTGGGCGGCCGGACGTACAAGATGAAGTTCGGCCACCGGGGCGCCAACCAGCCGGTCAAGGACCTGACCACCGGCAAGGTCGAGATCACCTCGCAGAACCACGGCTTCGCGGTGGATGATGCGAGCGTGAAGGGCAAGGCCGTGGTGAGCCACATCAACCTCAATGACGGCACCGTGGAGGGCCTGGTCGTCCCCGACGCCCGCGCCTTCAGTGTGCAGTACCACCCGGAAGCCTCGCCCGGGCCGCATGACGCCCGGTACCTCTTCGCGCGTTTCGCGAAGCTGATGGCCGGAGAGTAG
- a CDS encoding dihydroorotase — protein MNSTILFRRGRVIDPRNGVDGVRDVLVRDGRVAEVSEAPLSPSGPDVQVVEAAGKLVLPGFIDLHVHLREPGEEGKETVLTGCMAAVAGGFTGVVAMPNTKPVNDSVLVTEYVKAKAREARLCHVYLAGAITKGLQGEEMSEMGALVAAGCVCITDDGRPVMNAGLMRRALQYAQLFDLPVMVHEEDLTLSGKGVMNEGRTSTRLGLTGIPPSAEVAMVARDLVLLEETKGRLHVAHVSCEGSVRLLREAKRQGLRVTAEAAPHHFTLDDEAVGAYDTHARMNPPLRTRRDVEALREALADGTIDAIATDHAPHGVLEKQVEFDKAWNGVVGLETALGLTLALVREGVLSLQRAVALLTDGPAKAFGLPGGHLAAGAPADIVVVEPNAEWTVDSARFFSRSRNTPFHGRRLTGRVAQTWVSGRLVFEDGHIKEHR, from the coding sequence GTGAACTCGACGATCCTCTTCCGCCGCGGGCGGGTGATCGATCCCCGTAACGGCGTGGACGGTGTGCGCGACGTGCTGGTGCGCGACGGCCGCGTCGCCGAAGTGTCCGAGGCGCCCCTGTCGCCGAGCGGGCCGGACGTCCAGGTGGTGGAAGCCGCCGGCAAGCTGGTGCTGCCGGGCTTCATCGACCTGCACGTGCACCTGCGCGAGCCGGGCGAGGAGGGCAAGGAGACGGTCCTCACCGGCTGCATGGCCGCGGTGGCGGGTGGCTTCACCGGCGTGGTGGCCATGCCCAACACCAAGCCCGTCAACGACAGCGTGCTCGTCACCGAGTACGTGAAGGCCAAGGCCCGCGAGGCGCGGCTGTGCCACGTGTACCTGGCGGGCGCCATCACCAAGGGTCTCCAGGGTGAGGAGATGTCGGAGATGGGCGCGCTCGTCGCGGCCGGCTGCGTCTGCATCACCGACGACGGCCGCCCGGTGATGAACGCCGGCCTCATGCGCCGCGCCCTCCAGTACGCCCAGCTCTTCGACCTGCCCGTCATGGTGCACGAGGAGGACCTGACCCTCTCCGGCAAGGGCGTGATGAACGAGGGCCGCACCTCCACGCGGCTGGGCCTCACCGGCATCCCTCCCTCGGCGGAGGTGGCCATGGTGGCGCGCGATCTGGTGCTCCTGGAGGAGACGAAGGGGCGGCTGCACGTGGCCCACGTCTCCTGCGAGGGCAGTGTGCGCCTCCTCCGCGAGGCGAAGCGCCAGGGCCTGCGCGTCACCGCCGAGGCCGCGCCCCATCATTTCACGCTGGATGACGAGGCCGTGGGCGCCTATGACACGCACGCCCGGATGAATCCCCCCCTGCGTACCCGCCGCGACGTGGAAGCCCTGCGCGAGGCCCTGGCTGATGGCACCATCGATGCCATCGCCACGGACCACGCGCCCCACGGCGTGCTGGAGAAGCAGGTGGAGTTCGACAAGGCGTGGAATGGCGTGGTGGGGCTGGAGACGGCCCTGGGTCTCACCCTGGCGCTGGTGCGCGAGGGCGTGCTGAGCCTTCAGCGGGCGGTTGCCCTGCTGACGGACGGACCCGCGAAGGCATTCGGGCTGCCAGGCGGTCATCTGGCGGCTGGAGCCCCGGCGGACATCGTAGTCGTGGAGCCGAACGCGGAGTGGACGGTGGACTCGGCGAGGTTCTTCTCGCGCAGTCGGAACACCCCCTTCCACGGTCGGCGATTGACGGGTCGGGTCGCCCAGACATGGGTCTCCGGGCGGCTCGTCTTCGAGGACGGTCACATCAAGGAGCACAGGTGA